GTAGGGACTGCCATTGGCGTTTGCGCACCGCCAGGAGGAAGCCTTGTCCCACCTGGGCCATATCCTGCCGGAAGTACCACAGGAGGGCTGCCAGGCTCCCCAACTGGATCACGGCGCTAAAGGACACCCCAAAATCCGGCCAGCCGAAAAACGCCGGCAGAATCCGCAGGTGGGCGATGCTACTGATGGGCAAAAACTCCGTCACCCCCTGGATAAACCCCAGCAGGATGGCCTGCCACCAGGAGGGTATAGGCGTCACGGCAAGGGTGGTCATCGCTGCTCTACACGACTGTCTATCTAGTGAACCACAATCCCATTGGGTTAGACTGGGAAGGGAAAGGGATTTTTTTGCCGATGGACAGGTCAGGGTGAATACTTCTGCGGCCTATTTGTTGATTACGACTCCCACCGGTGAACAATATATTCCTCTTGTGGGCGGTAACAGTTGGAGTATTGGTCGCGCCGACCGCAACGGCATTGTCCTGGCAGACCGGTGGGTATCCCGTCATCACGCCATGATCCAACGGTTGGATACGGGGGAGTATTACTTTATTGATTTCGGCAGTCGCAACGGTTCTTTTTTGCGGGGGCGACGCGTCAGTATTCCGGTGGTCCTGCAGGACGGGGACCAAATCACCGTGGGGGAAACCAAAATTACCTTTCACGTGCGTAATTCGGTGCCCCCCACGCCGCTTCCAGCCCCTGGGCCAGGGAAGGGCGACCAGGACCACGCCACCGAAGTGTTGCATGTGCGCTGCCTGATTTCCGTGCTGGTGGTGGACATCCGAGAGTATGGTCTCCTGGCACGGCAGTTGGATGAGGCCTTGCTGGCCCAGGCGATTGGCTCCTGGTTTCGCCAGGTGGGGGAAATCATCCAGCGTTTTGGCTCGCGGGTGGATAAATACATCGGCGATGCGGTGATGGCCGTCTGGATCCACAGCACCCAAGGTCCTTCTCAAAACGACATGTTGCGGTTGTTGCGCACGGTCTGGGCCATTGACAAAACCACCGCCAATTTGCACTACCAATATCCTTTGCCGGGGCCGTTGCGGGTGGGGGTGGGCCTCAACACCGGCTATGCTATGGTGGGCAACAGCGGTAGCGGTGAGCGCCCGGAGTACACCGCTTTAGGGGATACGGTGAATCTGGCGTTCCGGTTGGAGGCGGCCACCCGTAGCCTGGGGTTGGACCTGGCTATGGGGGAAAACACCTTCCGTTATATCCAGGACATGGACCAGGTCCACGAATTTTTCGCACCCTACACCACGATGCTGAAGGGCTACGACGAACCGGTGACCCTGTGGGGGATCTCGTTCAATCAACTGCGCCTGTTTTTGCAATTGCACAATCCCGAGGGGGGCACGCGCAACGGTACGTTTACGTTTCCATTGGGGCTACCAAATTGACCGGAGTGCGCATTGCCGTGGTGGGGGATGTCCATGGCCAGTGGCAGGAGGCGGACGCCTTGGCCTTGGAACATTTGCAGGTGGATTTGGTGCTGTTTGTGGGGGATTTCGGCAACGAGGCGGTGGAGGTGGTGGCGCAGGTGGCGGTCTTGCCCTGGCCCAAGGCGGTGGTGCTGGGGAATCACGACGCCTGGTACACGGCCACGGATTGGGGACGGCGCCAATGCCCCTATGACCCCAGCCGGGAGGACCGGTTTCGGCAGCAGTTGGACCTGCTGGGGGATGACCACGTGGGGTATGGCTGCCGGAAGTTTCCCCCCCTGGGGCTGGCGGTGGTGGGGGGACGGCCTTGTACGTGGGGAGGCGTCGAGTGGCAATGGGGCGACTTTTACCGGCAGTACTTTGGGGTCGAGGGTTGGGCAGCTTCCCAGGAGCGCATCCTGCAGGCCATCCGCCAGGCTCGGTCTCCCCAGGTGATCCTCCTCAATCACAATGGCCCCAGCGGTTTGGGCGGGGAACCCTGCGACCCCTGTGGCCGGGATTGGGCGCCCGTGGGGGGGGATTTCGGGGACCCGGATTTGGCCGGAGCGTTACACATGGCGCGTAGCCAAGGTATCTCTATCCCCCTGGTGGTCTTTGGCCACATGCATCGGCAGTTGCGGGGGAATTTGGGGCAACGGCGCATGGTGCATCAGGATGAGCAGGGGACGGTATATTTCAACGCCGCCGTCGTTCCGCGGATTCGCAACGGTCTTCACCATTTCGGCCTGGTCACACTGGGGGCTGATGGGGTTCAGAGCGCAGGCTACGTGTGGGTCCATCCCCAGGCGGGGGTGGTGCAAACCGAGTGGCTGTTCTTCAAGGGCAACCCAAGCTATCCCGCGTCGCCACTCCTGTCACCGGATTTACGCCGCTGGCCCGCTCACACAGCATCATCTGGGCATCCCGCCGCAACACCACACCCGTGAAATCCGCACCGGTAATGTCCGCGCCGGCAAAATTGGTGAGATAGGCGTAGGCGTCGGTGAGAATGGCGTTTTTTAAATTGGTATGGGTCATCAGGGCCATGTCCAGGGTGGCACCCGCCAGGTTGGCCCCCTCAAAGTTGGCTCGGTCCAGGTTGGCTCCGAAAAAACTCACTCCCCGCAGGTCGGCGCCGGCAAAGTTGGCCTGACGTAACAGGGCTTTGACAAAGCTGGCGTCGGTTAAATTGCGCCCGGAAAAATCGGCCCCCACCAGCATCCGTTTATTGTAGTCCTCGGCATGTACAGGTGGGCACAGCCACAGCCAAAGGAACAAAGCCACCGCTAACCAGCGTTTCCAGCCGCGCATTGTTTGTCTCCCCACCCAGCGGAAAGGGCAACTCCAACCTCAATTATAAGAATGTGCTAAGAATGTGCCCTGGGCAACGTTACGCCCGCCCCAAATGTGATAGGGTTTTGGGCAGAGTGGTGGGGAGCGTTTGGTTGGGGGAATGGCAGCAGGGCTGGGGAAGATAATGGCGCTATGCCTAATCGTCGGTGGAACCATTGGTTTTGTGGAGCCTCAAGGGGTCCAGGCTCAAGGTATGGGAATCGAGCAGCTCCAAGTCCAAACCAAGAAGCGCTTGGCAGTACTGGATTTTGACTTTGCCGGTACGGGGCTAAGCCTGTACGGCAATGTCGGACCGGCCAAGGGGGTAAGTGACCTATTGACCAATCGCCTCGCCCAAAACGGGACATTCATTGTGGTGGAACGGAGCCGGATTAACCAGATCCTGGCCGAACAAAATCTGGGGGCGGGCGGGCGAATTGAACCGGCGACGGCAGCCCAAATTGGTCGGCTTTTGGGGGCAGATGTCGTCATCATTGGCTCGATTACCCAATTCCATGTTGAACAAACTCAATCGGCGACGAACATCGGCTTTTTCGGGATAGCGACGGCCAGTGTCCAACAAAGAGCTGATGTAAAATTAGCCGCCCGCCTGGTCAACACTGCTACTGGTGAGGTTCTGGCGGTTGCGGAAGGGGCAGGGACGGCAGAACATGAAAGTGGTGGGGTCACCGTTTCGGGGATTGGTTCGGTCAAGGTCACAGATGCCCGTGATAAACTCTTGGTGGCAGCCGTCGAACAGGCGGTCAAGCAGGTTGTGGAAGGCATCGTGCAGCAGGAACCAACGATTGCCGCGCTGCCTCCGTTGCTGCCGGATGTGATCGCCATCGTGGCGGATGTGTCGCCGGGGCGGGTGGTGCTCAACAAGGGGGCCAAAGATGGCCTGCGCCCAGGGATGGTGATGTCTGTCGAACGGGTCGTCAAGGAAATCAAGGACCCCCAGACGGGCCAAGTCCTGCGCAAAGATACGCAACCGGTGGGACGGGTACAGTTGACCGAGGTGGATGGGGTGTCGGCAGTGGGGCGTATTCTCAGCGGGCGGGGCCTCCGGGTGGGTGACACCGCCAAGCCGGTCCCCAATTGATTTATGGTGAGACGACGGGTAGGGGCTGGAGTTGGCCAGTTTTGGCGCGAGTTTCAAGCTTTTGCCCTGCGGGGGAACCTCGTTGATTTAGCTGTTGCCGTCATCATTGGGGGCGCCTTCAACAAAATCATCACCTCCTTGGTGGAAGACCTGGTGATGCCCTTGATCAACCCCTTGATTCCCGGCGGCGACTGGCGGACATTGACCATTGGGCCAGGGGTCAAGATAGGTCATTTCCTGGGGGCGGTGGTGGACTTTTTCATCGTGGCATTGGTGTTGTTCTGGTCAGTGCGGTTGGTCTTGCTGGCCCGTCGTCCGTCTCCCACCTCCGCCCCGCCCGAGCCGACGACGGAGGAACGCCTGGTGCAGGCCATCGAACGTTTGAACGAACACCTAGACCGACGCCTGGGTTAAGAAATGGGGAATCTGACTCGCTGGCAGGGGCTGGCAAAATAAGTACCCCTGGGCCAAGTGACACCCCAAGCGCTGCAGGAATAACCGCTGCAAATCCCGTTCCACCCCCTCTGCCACCACCGTCATCCCCAAATTGATGCCCAGGTTCACCATGGCACCCACAATAATCTGCGCCCGACGGCTCGTACTGGCCAGAAAACACCGGTCAATTTTCAGGTATTGAATCGCCAGGTGGTGCAAACGCGCGAGGGACGAATAGCCCGTGCCAAAATCATCCAACGCCACAGCTACCCCCAACTCCTGCAACTTGCCCAGGTTATCGTTTACCGTCGGGATAGTCCCCAGGGCATGCCCTTCGGTAATCTCGAGGACCAATTGTTCTGGCTGGACGCCTGCTTGTTGCACCGCCAGGAGCACATCGGTCAGGAACTGGGGGTGGGCCAACTGCACCGGTGATACATTGACATGCATGCGCAACTCCCCCAACTGAGGAAACTGGGACTGCCACATTTGCAACTGGTGCAAGGACTGCTGAAGTACCCATCGGCCCAGGGGCACGATCAACCCC
This genomic interval from Gloeomargarita sp. SRBZ-1_bins_9 contains the following:
- a CDS encoding CsgG/HfaB family protein, with product MAAGLGKIMALCLIVGGTIGFVEPQGVQAQGMGIEQLQVQTKKRLAVLDFDFAGTGLSLYGNVGPAKGVSDLLTNRLAQNGTFIVVERSRINQILAEQNLGAGGRIEPATAAQIGRLLGADVVIIGSITQFHVEQTQSATNIGFFGIATASVQQRADVKLAARLVNTATGEVLAVAEGAGTAEHESGGVTVSGIGSVKVTDARDKLLVAAVEQAVKQVVEGIVQQEPTIAALPPLLPDVIAIVADVSPGRVVLNKGAKDGLRPGMVMSVERVVKEIKDPQTGQVLRKDTQPVGRVQLTEVDGVSAVGRILSGRGLRVGDTAKPVPN
- a CDS encoding EAL domain-containing protein; translation: MNIQNQLAWVGEQTEVVGRPWWEFLYPVDMDAALGAWRTVLASPRTDITWQGYWRNGEDPCPVVQFTFTNQLAEPGVEAVVVTVQMVGHQPSPDRGITKIQDQGYDLETALTQQQLVLHYQPVVDLGTGATVGLEALVRWQHPQWGLLHPAAFLPLAEARGLIVPLGRWVLQQSLHQLQMWQSQFPQLGELRMHVNVSPVQLAHPQFLTDVLLAVQQAGVQPEQLVLEITEGHALGTIPTVNDNLGKLQELGVAVALDDFGTGYSSLARLHHLAIQYLKIDRCFLASTSRRAQIIVGAMVNLGINLGMTVVAEGVERDLQRLFLQRLGCHLAQGYLFCQPLPASQIPHFLTQASV
- the mscL gene encoding large conductance mechanosensitive channel protein MscL, whose amino-acid sequence is MVRRRVGAGVGQFWREFQAFALRGNLVDLAVAVIIGGAFNKIITSLVEDLVMPLINPLIPGGDWRTLTIGPGVKIGHFLGAVVDFFIVALVLFWSVRLVLLARRPSPTSAPPEPTTEERLVQAIERLNEHLDRRLG
- a CDS encoding TIGR04168 family protein — its product is MRIAVVGDVHGQWQEADALALEHLQVDLVLFVGDFGNEAVEVVAQVAVLPWPKAVVLGNHDAWYTATDWGRRQCPYDPSREDRFRQQLDLLGDDHVGYGCRKFPPLGLAVVGGRPCTWGGVEWQWGDFYRQYFGVEGWAASQERILQAIRQARSPQVILLNHNGPSGLGGEPCDPCGRDWAPVGGDFGDPDLAGALHMARSQGISIPLVVFGHMHRQLRGNLGQRRMVHQDEQGTVYFNAAVVPRIRNGLHHFGLVTLGADGVQSAGYVWVHPQAGVVQTEWLFFKGNPSYPASPLLSPDLRRWPAHTASSGHPAATPHP
- a CDS encoding adenylate/guanylate cyclase domain-containing protein, with the translated sequence MNTSAAYLLITTPTGEQYIPLVGGNSWSIGRADRNGIVLADRWVSRHHAMIQRLDTGEYYFIDFGSRNGSFLRGRRVSIPVVLQDGDQITVGETKITFHVRNSVPPTPLPAPGPGKGDQDHATEVLHVRCLISVLVVDIREYGLLARQLDEALLAQAIGSWFRQVGEIIQRFGSRVDKYIGDAVMAVWIHSTQGPSQNDMLRLLRTVWAIDKTTANLHYQYPLPGPLRVGVGLNTGYAMVGNSGSGERPEYTALGDTVNLAFRLEAATRSLGLDLAMGENTFRYIQDMDQVHEFFAPYTTMLKGYDEPVTLWGISFNQLRLFLQLHNPEGGTRNGTFTFPLGLPN
- a CDS encoding pentapeptide repeat-containing protein, with protein sequence MGRQTMRGWKRWLAVALFLWLWLCPPVHAEDYNKRMLVGADFSGRNLTDASFVKALLRQANFAGADLRGVSFFGANLDRANFEGANLAGATLDMALMTHTNLKNAILTDAYAYLTNFAGADITGADFTGVVLRRDAQMMLCERASGVNPVTGVATRDSLGCP